A region of Sparus aurata chromosome 8, fSpaAur1.1, whole genome shotgun sequence DNA encodes the following proteins:
- the trpm1b gene encoding transient receptor potential cation channel subfamily M member 1b isoform X3 encodes MYIRVSYDTKPDNLLHLMVKDWQLELPTLLISVHGGLQNFDLQPKLKQVFGKGLIKAAVTTGAWIFTGGVNTGVIRHVGDALKEHSSKSRGKVCAIGIAPWGILENKEDLIGKDVNRPYQTMANPLSKLAVLNNSHSHFILTDNGTCGKYGSEVKLRRLLEKHISLQKINTRLGQGVPLVCLIVEGGPNVISIALESLRDEPPIPVVVCDGSGRASDIISFAHKFSEDGGLVNDDVREQLLVTIQKTFNYSKSQSQQILLMVMECMKKRELITVFRMGSEGQQDIEMAILTALLKGTNAAAADQLSLALAWNRVDIARNHIFVYGHNLPPAGAIANTAASGAPAQEKQKSPASAPRSKTRGKKGKGKGKAKPEPPEETDPRKLEMIRWVNSLEQAMMDALVLDRVDFVKLLLENGVNIHHFLTIPRLEELYNTKLGPANSLNAVVRDVKKGNLPPDYQITLIDIGLVLECFMGGAYRSNYTRKAFRNLYNNLYGLKRPKALKLLGMEDDEPRQKGKKKAKKKKEEEVEIDVDDPEVCRFKFPFHELMLWAVLMKRQKMALFLWQRGEEAMAKALVACKLYKAMAHECSESELVDDISQDLENNSKEFGQLAYELLDQSYKHDEQVAMKLLTYELVNWSNSTCLKLAVAAKQRDFIAHTCSQMLLTDMWMGSLRIGKNPGLKVILGIIFPPLILLLDFRLGDDASYHTTGDKEDGKDKDDDAKSSKDPNADTTSRKGDEEEGSHNVRKIPIGKRFFEFYDAPFTKFWFNTICYLGYLMLYNYIILVKMERWPSLQEWTVIAYILTLGAEKVRQILMSEPGKLKQKISVWLEEYWNITDLAAICTFLLGLMLRLQHEPYMGYGRVIYCIDIIFWYIRVLDIFGVNKYLGPYVMMIGKMMIDMMYFVVIMLVVLMSFGVARQAILHPDEEPTWRLARNIFYMPYWMIYGEVFADSIDRKTRIHIYAMEINPPCGEHLYDEDGKKLPPCIPGAWLTPAIMACYLLVANILLVNLLIAVFNNTFFEVKSISNQVWKFQRYQLIMTFHDRPILPPPLIIFSHLYIVLNRLFRRCARKRQEGELDEKDRGLKLRLNPEELKSLYEFEEQCVEEYFREKEDEQQSSSDERIKVTSERVENMSMRLEEVNERENTMKASLQTVDLRLAQLEEIHGRMAVALEKLAGVDRLELTRTYSRNSSVCDPSSLLRQGSINSADGYSLYRFHMDMEEFASKQKDTDEATKTSVERQRSLRQASSICNLNAKEGGQTLEVGGLDRSRPSSCVDILISPCEPKPVSAASSQDPLRQGSTMLLNRLPDTNRLRPSSPPKRTKSLKHYPVEDQAPCPLTKRRSMSTIIVSPPDEPEEAAEPIQKAELPQQTSSSPKRTKSLRYIPPESQSQTSPITKKRAMSSILYNPDEAGDDALHPPDYKSVMEQVSKSPNQWPVNLEYQVHSSTYGQMPKVSTVRALAQQFQTGAETMKKEETPTDHVSLESEGAVPAEEPVVDQTKMKAKRNLSDATDYLTVADARCMPSHRSQSWNETERKAMYSMGSRDRRTSSSEKDLVDACKVAGEENKMDAGKREDGAQEK; translated from the exons ATG TATATCCGAGTCTCGTACGACACCAAGCCGGACAACCTCCTGCATTTAATGGTGAAGGACTGGCAGTTGGAGCTGCCCACTTTGCTCATCTCCGTACACGGAGGCCTCCAGAACTTCGACCTGCAGCCAAAACTCAAGCAAGTGTTCGGCAAAGGCCTGATCAAAGCCGCCGTCACCACCGGAGCTTGGATCTTCACAGGCGGAGTCAACACCG GGGTGATCCGTCATGTCGGGGATGCCTTAAAGGAACATTCCTCCAAGTCACGAGGGAAGGTGTGCGCAATAGGAATCGCTCCCTGGGGGATCCTGGAAAACAAAGAGGACCTCATCGGAAAAGAT GTAAACAGACCCTATCAGACGATGGCGAACCCGCTGAGCAAGCTGGCTGTGCTCAACAACAGCCACTCGCACTTCATCCTGACCGACAACGGCACCTGCGGCAAGTACGGCTCCGAGGTCAAACTCCGTCGGCTGCTGGAGAAGCACATCTCCCTGCAGAAGATCAACACGC GTTTGGGTCAGGGGGTCCCTCTAGTGTGTCTCATAGTGGAGGGAGGTCCTAACGTGATCTCCATCGCACTGGAGAGTCTGAGGGACGAGCCTCCGATCCCCGTGGTGGTGTGCGACGGCAGTGGCCGAGCTTCTGACATCATTTCCTTTGCGCACAAGTTCTCAGAGGATGGAGG cctggTCAACGATGACGTCAGAGAGCAGCTTCTGGTGACCATTCAGAAGACTTTCAACTATAGCAAAAGCCAATCGCAGCAGATCCTGCTCATGGTCATGGAGTGCATGAAGAAGAGGGAGCTG ATCACGGTTTTTCGAATGGGCTCAGAGGGACAACAAGATATCGAAATGGCCATTCTCACTGCCTTGTTAAAAG GAACAAATGCTGCAGCAGCCGACCAGCTCAGTTTGGCTCTGGCCTGGAACAGAGTGGATATTGCTCGCAATCACATATTTGTGTACGGACACAATTTACCA CCTGCCGGCGCCATCGCCAACACTGCAGCCTCTGGAGCCCCGGCCCAGGAGAAGCAAAAGAGTCCTGCCAGCGCTCCTCGCAGCAAAACCCGGGGGAAGAAGGGGAAGGGGAAGGGAAAGGCAAAGCCTGAACCTCCAGAGGAAACAGACCCACGGAAGCTGGAGATGATTCGTTGG GTGAACTCTCTGGAGCAGGCCATGATGGATGCTCTGGTGCTGGACAGAGTGGACTTTGTTAAGCTGCTCCTTGAGAATGGGGTCAATATTCACCACTTCCTCACCATTCCCAGACTGGAGGAGTTATACAACACG AAACTTGGCCCTGCTAACTCACTGAATGCTGTGGTTAGGGACGTCAAAAAG GGAAACCTTCCTCCAGATTATCAGATCACCTTGATTGATATTGGTCTGGTGCTGGAGTGCTTCATGGGTGGAGCTTACAGGAGCAATTACACCAGGAAGGCTTTCCGCAACCTCTACAATAATTTGTACGGACTAAAAAGG CCAAAGGCTCTAAAGCTCCTAGGAATGGAG gaTGATGAACCCAGGCAAAAAGgcaagaaaaaggcaaaaaagaagaaagaggaagaggtggagatTGACGTGGATGACCCCGAGGTCTGTCGATTCAAGTTCCCCTTCCACGAGCTGATGCTGTGGGCGGTGCTGATGAAGCGCCAGAAGATGGCACTGTTCCTCTGGCAGCGTGGAGAGGAGGCCATGGCGAAGGCCCTGGTGGCCTGCAAGCTGTATAAAGCCATGGCCCATGAGTGCTCAGAGAGTGAACTGGTGGATGACATCTCCCAAGACCTGGAGAACAACTCCAA AGAATTTGGCCAGCTGGCCTACGAGCTGTTGGACCAGTCCTACAAGCATGATGAACAGGTGGCCATGAAACTCTTAACATACGAGCTGGTTAACTGGAGTAACTCCACCTGCCTGAAGCTGGCTGTTGCTGCTAAGCAACGTGACTTCATCGCCCACACCTGCAGCCAGATGTTGCTCACCGACATGTGGATGGGCAGCTTGAGGATTGGCAAAAATCCTGGCCTCAAG gTTATTCTTGGAATCATCTTCCCTCCCCTGATCCTACTGCTTGATTTCCGTCTTGGAGATGATGCATCCTATCACACAACTGGAGATAAAGAAGATGGAAAGGACAAGGACGACGATGCAAAGTCCAGCAAG gacccaaacgcagatacAACTTCCCGTAaaggggatgaagaggagggcaGCCATAATGTCCGAAAAATCCCCATTGGCAAAAGGTTCTTTGAGTTTTACGATGCGCCATTCACCAAATTCTGGTTCAACACT ATTTGCTATCTGGGCTACTTGATGTTGTACAACTACATAATCCTGGTGAAGATGGAGCGATGGCCGTCTTTACAAGAGTGGACTGTCATTGCATACATCCTCACACTTGGCGCTGAAAAAGTCAGACAG ATTCTGATGTCAGAGCCGGGGAAGCTGAAACAGAAGATAAGTGTGTGGCTGGAGGAGTACTGGAACATCACAGACCTGGCCGCCATTTGCACCTTCCTTCTTGGGCTAATGCTGCGGCTGCAGCACGAACCTTATATGGGCTACGGCAGAGTCATCTACTGTATCGATATCATCTTCTGGTACATCCGCGTATTGGACATCTTTGGCGTGAACAAATACCTGGGGCCCTATGTGATGATGATAGGGAAAATG ATGATAGATATGATGTACTTTGTGGTCATCatgctggtggtgctgatgaGCTTCGGGGTGGCTCGGCAAGCCATCCTCCACCCTGATGAGGAGCCGACATGGCGCCTGGCCAGAAACATTTTCTACATGCCCTACTGGATGATCTATGGAGAGGTTTTTGCGGACTCGATAGACCGTAAGACTAGAATTCATA TCTATGCGATGGAAATCAACC CTCCATGTGGTGAACATTTATATGACGAGGACGGGAAGAAACTGCCTCCATGTATCCCTGGCGCCTGGCTCACACCTGCTATAATGGCCTGTTACCTTCTCGTGGCAAACATTCTTCTGGTCAACTTGCTCATTGCAGTGTTCAA CAACACTTTCTTTGAGGTCAAGTCCATTTCCAACCAGGTCTGGAAGTTCCAGAGATATCAGCTGATCATGACGTTCCACGACCGTCCCATCCTGCCACCGCCGCTCATCATCTTCAGCCACCTCTACATCGTCTTGAACAGGCTGTTTCGGCGTTGTGCCAGGAAGAGACAAGAGGGGGAGCTGGATGAGAAGGACCGCGGACTCA AGCTTAGGCTGAATCCAGAAGAGCTGAAAAGCCTGTATGAGTTTGAAGAACAATGTGTGGAGGAATACTTCCGTGAGAAAGAGGACGAGCAGCAGTCCTCCAGCGATGAACGCATCAAGGTCACATCAGAAAG AGTTGAGAATATGTCCATGCGTCTGGAGGAGGTAAACGAGAGGGAGAACACTATGAAGGCCTCCCTGCAGACCGTGGATCTGCGCCTGGCCCAACTGGAGGAGATCCACGGACGAATGGCAGTCGCCCTGGAAAAACTTGCAGGGGTAGACAGATTGGAGCTGACCAGAACCTATTCGCGAAActcctctgtgtgtgaccccTCTTCCCTACTTCGCCAGGGTAGTATCAACAGCGCTGATGGTTACAGTCTTTACCGCTTCCACATGGACATGGAGGAGTTTGCATCGAAGCAGAAAGACACAGACGAGGCAACTAAAACTAGTGTTGAAAGACAGAGGAGTCTGCGGCAAGCCTCTAGTATATGTAATCTCAACGCAAAAGAAGGTGGGCAGACCCTAGAGGTTGGTGGTTTGGATAGATCACGGCCAAGTTCATGCGTTGACATTCTCATATCTCCCTGTGAACCAAAGCCTGTTTCTGCAGCATCAAGTCAAGATCCCCTCAGACAAGGCAGCACAATGCTGCTAAATAGACTACCAGATACAAATAGGCTGAGGCCTTCTTCCCCTCCAAAAAGGACTAAATCCTTGAAACACTATCCAGTTGAAGACCAAGCCCCCTGTCCTTTGACAAAGAGGAGGTCGATGAGCACCATCATCGTCAGCCCACCTGATGAACCAGAGGAAGCAGCCGAGCCCATACAGAAGGCAGAGCTACCGCAGCAAACCTCCTCTTCCCCAAAGAGGACTAAATCATTAAGATATATCCCACCTGAAAGCCAAAGCCAGACATCTCCCATCACTAAGAAGAGAGCTATGAGCAGCATCCTCTACAACCCAGACGAGGCAGGTGATGATGCGCTACACCCTCCAGACTACAAGTCAGTAATGGAGCAGGTCAGTAAATCACCAAATCAGTGGCCAGTGAACTTGGAGTACCAGGTGCATTCTAGCACTTATGGTCAAATGCCGAAAGTTTCTACAGTCAGAGCTCTTGCCCAGCAGTTTCAAACTGGCgctgaaacaatgaaaaaagaGGAGACTCCGACTGATCATGTTTCTCTAGAAAGTGAAGGAGCCGTTCCGGCAGAAGAACCTGTGGTAGACCAAACAAAGATGAAGGCCAAGAGAAACCTCTCAGACGCTACTGACTATCTGACTGTAGCTGATGCAAGGTGCATGCCGTCTCACCGTTCACAGAGCTGGAATGAAACGGAGAGGAAAGCAATGTACTCCATGGGCAGCAGGGATCGGAGAACCTCCAGCAGCGAGAAAGACCTTGTCGACGCCTGCAAGGTggcaggagaggaaaacaagatGGATGCGGGGAAGAGAGAGGATGGTgcacaagaaaaataa